The genomic stretch AACTAGCTATCTTGTTTGCTAACGAAGTAGCTAGCTGAGCAAGTAACTTTATCTAGGTAACGTTAATATTTGGCTATCATTTGTTGTATGCATTTAGCTATATTCTTGCGAATGTTCTAGTTATGTGTTTTTATCTTACTGTGTGTTGGTAAACCATCTCTGCCTCTTTACATTGAGGACCACATTGAAAATAAGTGTTGAAAAACACTTTGTTTTATCCTCTGAGTTCACTGTCAGAACTTATGGTCATATTTCTTCCCTTTCTTGACTCACTCTCATTGCCCCTTGTTTCAGGCACCCTAGTCGCCAGTGTGGCTGAGGGAAGCATGCAGACCATAAAGTGTGTGGTGGTGGGTGATGGCGCTGTGGGTAAGACTTGCCTGCTCATCTCCTACACCACCAACGCCTTCCCAGAGGAGTACATTCCCACCGTGTTCGACAACTACAGCGCCCAGATAAGTGTGGACGGCCGCGCCATCAGCCTCAACCTGTGGGACACGGCAGGCCAGGAGGAATACGACCGCCTGCGCACCCTCTCCTACCCCCAGACCAACGTCTTCATCATCTGCTTCTCCATCGGCAGCCCCTCCTCTCATGCCAACGTACGGCACAAGTGGCACCCAGAGGTATCCCACCACTGCCCCGGAGTTCCAGTGCTGCTGGTGGGCACCAAGCAGGATCTGCGTGGAGATACGGAGGCGGTAAAGAAGTTGAAGGAGCACGGCCtgacccccaccacccaacagcaGGGCAATGCCTTAGCCAAGCAGATTGGTGCTGTCAAATACCTGGAGTGCTCAGCTCTGATGCAGGAAGGCGTGAGGGAGGTGTTTGCAGAGGCTGTGCGAGCTGTGCTCTACCCCGTTACCAAGAAGAATGACAAGAAGTGTGTTCTGTTATAACTTTGCGCCTAGACTGCAGGGGGACTGGGGGAAGAGACTCAAATGATTGGCTAGGCCATTTTGGCTCCCAATAGGCCTTCCACGTTCTAACCCTCGCCAATGTTAGCTTTGCCTGGCTTCTATATTAATTGATTGTCAAGAGGTCCTCTCAACTAAGATATGGTTTTAATTGATGCCATCAACCTTCCTATGGATTTTTTTTGTACCTCTGAAATCAAGAACCAAAATGAAGATGCCAAGGGATTTCGATGGTCTTCTCAGCTGCCTTAAGTGTCATGTTACAGCTACATGTTTAAGAAGATTACATCTGCTTTGCATTTCTCCTTCATCAGGCCAGTCTTGTGTGTTGAATGTTTTCTGTTAACTTTGCCCTTGTTTTCATCTGTGAATCACAGGAATTTTATGTCAATCAATATCTACCGTGTTAAACATTTTGTTCATCCCCTGTGCCATTATAGTTATTGTCTTATTGCATTAGAGCTGTCAATAAGATATACAGTTTGCATCTAACGTGGCTCATAACCTGGGGTCGCAGGACATCAGCTGAACTAGCCTTACTGGAATGAGAGAAGCAAGGGTGGGTGTATGTATGACACTGTTACCCCAAACACAGGCACACTGATTAGATCAGTCTCTCCTATTGCTCTTTCAGTTactcacactcctctctctcttactctgtaAAGCCATGAGCTTGCCATTGCACACAATGCTTTCTTGTTAAAACAAAGTCCTGATTGTCTCAGATTGAATACAGATTTGGATGTCTGTGTCTGCTAGGTAAACAGATCCCAAAGATGAATCTTCCATTTGTATTGCTGTTGTTGGAAGAAGTTGGGAAGCAATATTTTTATGAGTGATTATTGAGACCCCTCCCCCCAAAAGTCAAACTTCTGTCTGCTTACCTGCTTATGTGTAATAAACTCTCTTTTTTTTTGTCTGAAGTCAAACAGAAACCACAAGGAAAATGCATTCCATGTTATATTGTCACAGAAATCTATGTGCTGATTAATGCTACACATTAGGATGTCATAAAAATCCTCTACTGTTTAGCGTTACCTCCCTCATGTAGGTACGTATGTGTTTTGAAGGTACCAGATGTCAGCAGTGATGCTACTCATTTGAGGCTAACTGTGTTAACTTATCTAGGTGTAATGGAAAGTATGTATGACTAATAGCTGCAACCCTAACAGTTACTAATGTTGCATGGGCTGTATGAACATGCTTGTGGGGTAGTGTTGTGGAAAGGTATATGCCTCTGCTGCAGGGCAGATGCCTACCTGAGGAGAGTGCCTACATATTTTATCCAAACCACTCTAGCAGGATTCTTTCAGTGCCTGGTGGTTATTGGAATGACTAGTTCTGTCGTTTGCCTCGTGCCTTTGGTGACATCATATGGGGTCTGTGCACCTTATGTCCTTAAGGGCTACAGGGTCAGCTGGTTGAATTTAATATAAAATATTGCATTTGATGGACACCTGTTTTATAAGTCATAGTTAATCTGCTGACTGGATGACACATGTGGTGGAAACCTACAGAGTCTAGCACTTGAGAACTAAAGTTGCACTTCCTCTGTGTGGAAGTCTTTGTCTTCTCAAACAGATGGATTGCCCCCCCTCCACCACTACCCGATAATAAATGGGTTCTGGTGGAATGTCATAGGTTTCTTAACAGGTAATCTGCCATGACATGTATAACAGGTgataaaggttaaattaagaaGTGCAATTTTgttaactttttaaaatgttatacaCCATACATATTCCCTTGTATCTTTGCAGCTCAATGCCATTCTGTACTGCAGACTAAAGATGCTTGGTTTGGTATTTATgatccaaaagagacatttggcaTTGGATATTTTATAATCCATTTAATTCCAGATGCAAGTGGTCTTTACCTATTATATGTAAACACTCGACTTgattatatattttgatttaatccTTTTTTACAATGAGAAGTCTGTGTGTACTTTAAAATACATAATATTTTAGATAAATGATTATGTAGTAACACATGCATTACCTTTTCAAATTACTTGATAACAATTTCTTAAAATTAGATTTTTACGCTTATATAATTACGGCACTGTAAAAGAATGGGCAACTAATTTCTTCAATCTATTGTGTCGTCAGAGCAGGCATCAAGGAAACATCACCAAAGTAAACattttttggggagtttctctgctatacttataaattaatgaaaggctgggtcctgtgtggtaCAGTGACCCAAACCATATATTTGGTATTCCCCAGACTTGCCCTGCTGCACACAGCCTTAAATTGCTGAAAACTCAAGTTCGGCCTTTTTTAATCTCCTTTAGCTGAAAGAGATGACTTGGCCTTGAAGGAGTGTATGGTGGTATGCGGTTTTTGATTTGTGTGTTAAAAAGTCATTTTAACTGCAACCCACTTGAATAACAATTCTGTTGAAAATATCAGTCATGCCAAATAAATTCAAAAGTTTACATTTGTGTTTCTCAACTTTGTACATGTCTTCCGTTGTATATTTGAGGCATTATTGAATGATGAAGACCTCAGCACAAAAACTGATTAAATATTAGACTGTATGCTTGTATAAACACGAGGAATATTCAACACCTCCATTGACAGAGCCAGCGAGGGGaagtcaccccccccccccaaaaaaaaccaaCACTTTCAATATACTCTTGAGACAAGCGCCTAGATTTGGTTTTACAGTTTGCTCACATACCACAACAAAGGACAGAGAGCAGCTGCAGCATTCACATTGAACACTCTTACATCATACTTTGCTGTGACACCACTGTACACAAACATTTCATTGTCACTGTGCTTGGTGTAGCTCCTGTGTAGTTCAGTTGGTAGTGCATGGTGCTTGCGAAGCCtcggttgtgggtttgattcccatgagggaccagtatgaaaatatatgcactcactactgtaagtcgctctactgataagagcgtctgctaaaatgtaaatgcaTGGCCTGTGCTGAAGCATGGATGACTGGGGCTCTTGACCTGGTGGTGGGCACATAGATGTGTAGTGGGAACCATATCATTAATTATATTTCAATGGGTGGgaacatagagatcctattaaatgactATATTCTAATTTCCAGTGTTGGTGGAGCTACTATGAAAatgtagtttaccaagctaccaattacttcactcTGAAAGAAGTTAATCTACCCTTAAGGAAAATATGGTTTAATTAACTAAATGTACTTTGAAAAAGGAGTTCACTACATTCAAACTACTTCTTCAAAAATTATCAGatttaaatctgaaatgtcatagatgACAAATTGCAAGAAAAGATCACTTTGGTGTAATATGTTAACAGAATTAGTCATTTAGCTTATTAAACACAAAATcaatgtttcaagtgagaattaggcaggtctgatgccaAAAAATAAAGGTAATTATTGCCtacttcacctttattttatttttgcaaaacgAGTAGTGTGTAGTTCTACTAGTTAGCTATACCACTGCAtggcaaaaaaaaaagtaattaaccTACTGAAAACACTTAccaagatttgaatttagttcaactataaccaagctactgcaaaatgtagttaaatgACTATTTGAACTATGTTAAtctagttcactactccccaacactgctaACACCTAATTAATTGGATGAACATGATAAATGTAGCAAGACACATGTCATAAAGGCAGAGACAACCCAAGCCATGGATGTTCACCGAAATTCTCAGACCAGTGAGCTTGGTTACTTAAGGCCTATGGGCTAGGAGTCAGGTCAGGTAACATCAGGTAACACCAACTTGTTACATCACGTATTAAACAACACTAGTCTTGTTGTTGAGGTAACATCACGTGGCCAGTGTGCTACTGTGCCAGTGTGCTACTGCACTTTCACACAGTCTGTGGTTGCATTGAATGGCCTTGtgcaaaaataataaaaaatagctCATGAAATACACTATCCTGTAGGTGGCGACAAAGTACGCGTTAacggtaaaaaaataaaaaaataataataaagcgGGAGGGCCATCCGTCACGGGCCATCCGTCACTTGCCATCCTTCATGGAGCGGAAATGAACTATGCGCACGCGCATTTCTCAATGTTGGTTGGTGTTGTCTGCATCCACTACATTTGAAAACAATGAAGCCCATATATTTTCTTTCGAAATAACGGGTCGGTGAGATACCCACCCTTTTACAGCGTGTTGATACTGGCGTAGTGAACGGAGGTCGCATAGGGTACTAACGTTAATTTGCCAAGCTAGCGGCAAATTGGGTCCGAGGATATTATCAAGCTGGCCTTAATCCGAGGACAACTGGCCTTCCTAACTGTGTAAAAGTAACGCAAGTTAATAAAATCAAACCTTCAACATACCTATTCATTTAGTTTGTATGTTTTGCTGTCTGTCATTTGTTTTGATTATCATGGGTGGGTTTGCCACCCCCTTTGTCACAAAACCAGGATTGGTATTTTAAAATGTCTAGTTTCACTTTTATTCAGTTAACTGCATTTAATCTACATTGAGGACTATATAAACAAGAGAGAATAGATGAATCACACATTGACATTCATTGCTCTCTCAGGATGTCGGACTCAGACAGTGATGAAGACCAAGACcgccccttctctctcactgGCTTTCTCTTCGGGAACATCAATGAAGATGGTCAGCTGGAGGGAGACAGTGTGCTGGACACTGTGAGTGACTATATTTTGTTAAAATAATAAAGCATTCTGCATAGTGTGGAAATAAACACAACTATTTTGAACACACACTAAAATATGCCTAACAACAGGACTGAGATGTACATTTGCTG from Oncorhynchus tshawytscha isolate Ot180627B linkage group LG09, Otsh_v2.0, whole genome shotgun sequence encodes the following:
- the LOC112257750 gene encoding rho-related GTP-binding protein RhoG-like isoform X5 — encoded protein: MQTIKCVVVGDGAVGKTCLLISYTTNAFPEEYIPTVFDNYSAQISVDGRAISLNLWDTAGQEEYDRLRTLSYPQTNVFIICFSIGSPSSHANVRHKWHPEVSHHCPGVPVLLVGTKQDLRGDTEAVKKLKEHGLTPTTQQQGNALAKQIGAVKYLECSALMQEGVREVFAEAVRAVLYPVTKKNDKKCVLL